A single genomic interval of Tursiops truncatus isolate mTurTru1 chromosome 1, mTurTru1.mat.Y, whole genome shotgun sequence harbors:
- the ZFP69B gene encoding zinc finger protein 69 homolog B isoform X1 yields the protein MLQRLLITLPVETSTWVKLHHPKKATERAPPWEDVTKMFEGEVLLSQDADETRGESFEDEVASGSLTAESQELLTFKDISVDFTQEEWGQLAPAHRNLYREVMLENYGNLVSVAGYQLSKPGVISQLEKGEQPWLMEREISGGPSPDLEDETETKESVLKSDISWEELHHDLMMERSTRGSTLVSTLGRDSKCHKLENHEENQGMGAGQIPLIHKKTLTQERGQESNRCVKSINVCSKVIPGPIDPPRKRHHKYDISRRKSRYNLGLINHSRNYTRMKTFECNICEKIFKQLIHLTEHMRIHTGEKPFRCKECGKAFSQSSSLIPHQRIHTGEKPYECKECGKTFRHPSSLTQHVRIHTGEKPYECGVCEKAFSQSIGLIQHLRTHVREKPFTCKDCGKAFFQIRHLRQHEIIHTGVKPYICNVCSKTFSHSTYLTQHQRTHTGERPYKCKECGKAFSQRIHLSIHHRVHTGVKPYKCSHCGKAFRHDSSFAKHQRIHTGEKPYDCNECGKAFSCSSSLIRHCKTHLRNTFSNDM from the exons ttCTGCTATCTCAGGATGCTGATGAGACCCGGGGAGAAAGTTTTGAAGATGAAGTGGCATCTGGGTCCCTGACAGCAGAATCCCAG GAACTGTTAACCTTCAAAGACATATCTGTGGACTTCACCCAGGAGGAGTGGGGGCAGCTGGCCCCTGCTCACCGGAATCTGTACCGGGAGGTGATGCTGGAGAACTATGGGAACCTGGTCTCAGTGG CAGGGTATCAGCTTTCCAAACCTGGTGTGATTTCCCAGTTGGAGAAGGGAGAACAACCATGGCTGATGGAGAGAGAGATTTCAGGAGGTCCAAGTCCAG acTTGGAGGATGAAACAGAAACCAAAGAGTCAGTCTTAAAGAGTGACATCTCATGGGAAGAATTACACCATGACCTGATGATGGAAAGGTCCACAAGAGGAAGCACCTTGGTTTCCACATTGGGAAGGGACTCCAAATGTCATAAGTTAGAAAACCACGAGGAGAACCAAGGAATGGGTGCAGGGCAAATCCCCTTGATCCACAAGAAAACACTCACACAGGAGAGAGGCCAAGAATCTAACAGATGTGTGAAAAGTATTAATGTGTGCTCAAAAGTTATTCCAGGACCAATAGATCCTCCAAGAAAAAGACACCATAAATATGACATATCAAGAAGGAAAAGTAGATACAATTTAGGTTTGATTAATCACTCAAGGAATTATACAAGAATGAAAACCTTTGAATGTAATATTTgtgaaaaaatcttcaaacagCTCATTCATCTTACAGAACACatgagaattcatactggagagaaacctttcagatgtaaagaatgtggaaaagcctttagCCAAAGTTCATCCCTTATTCCACATCAGAGAATCCATACTGGCGAGAAACCCTATGAGTGTAAAGAATGCGGGAAAACCTTCAGACATCCATCATCTCTTACTCAACATGTTAGAATTCATactggggagaaaccctatgaatgtggTGTATGTGAGAAAGCATTCAGCCAGAGCATTGGGCTGATCCAGCATCTGAGAACTCATGTCAGAGAGAAACCTTTTACATGCAAAGACTGTGGAAAAGCATTTTTCCAGATTAGACACCTCAGGCAACATGAGATTATTCATACTGGTGTGAAACCCTATATTTGTAATGTATGCAGTAAAACCTTCAGCCACAGCACATACCTAACTCAACACCAGAGAACTCATACTGGGGAGAGACCAtataaatgtaaggaatgtgggaaagcctttagccAGAGAATACATCTTTCTATCCATCACAGAGTCCATACTGGAGTGAAACCTTATAAATGCAGTCattgtgggaaagccttcaggcATGATTCATCCTTTGCtaaacatcagagaattcatactggagaaaaaccatatgattgtaatgaatgtggaaaagccttcagcTGTAGTTCATCACTCATTCGACATTGCAAAACACATTTAAGAAATACCTTCAGCAATGATATGTGA
- the ZFP69B gene encoding zinc finger protein 69 homolog B isoform X2 → MLQRLLITLPVETSTWVKLHHPKKATERAPPWEDVTKMFEGEVLLSQDADETRGESFEDEVASGSLTAESQELLTFKDISVDFTQEEWGQLAPAHRNLYREVMLENYGNLVSVGYQLSKPGVISQLEKGEQPWLMEREISGGPSPDLEDETETKESVLKSDISWEELHHDLMMERSTRGSTLVSTLGRDSKCHKLENHEENQGMGAGQIPLIHKKTLTQERGQESNRCVKSINVCSKVIPGPIDPPRKRHHKYDISRRKSRYNLGLINHSRNYTRMKTFECNICEKIFKQLIHLTEHMRIHTGEKPFRCKECGKAFSQSSSLIPHQRIHTGEKPYECKECGKTFRHPSSLTQHVRIHTGEKPYECGVCEKAFSQSIGLIQHLRTHVREKPFTCKDCGKAFFQIRHLRQHEIIHTGVKPYICNVCSKTFSHSTYLTQHQRTHTGERPYKCKECGKAFSQRIHLSIHHRVHTGVKPYKCSHCGKAFRHDSSFAKHQRIHTGEKPYDCNECGKAFSCSSSLIRHCKTHLRNTFSNDM, encoded by the exons ttCTGCTATCTCAGGATGCTGATGAGACCCGGGGAGAAAGTTTTGAAGATGAAGTGGCATCTGGGTCCCTGACAGCAGAATCCCAG GAACTGTTAACCTTCAAAGACATATCTGTGGACTTCACCCAGGAGGAGTGGGGGCAGCTGGCCCCTGCTCACCGGAATCTGTACCGGGAGGTGATGCTGGAGAACTATGGGAACCTGGTCTCAGTGG GGTATCAGCTTTCCAAACCTGGTGTGATTTCCCAGTTGGAGAAGGGAGAACAACCATGGCTGATGGAGAGAGAGATTTCAGGAGGTCCAAGTCCAG acTTGGAGGATGAAACAGAAACCAAAGAGTCAGTCTTAAAGAGTGACATCTCATGGGAAGAATTACACCATGACCTGATGATGGAAAGGTCCACAAGAGGAAGCACCTTGGTTTCCACATTGGGAAGGGACTCCAAATGTCATAAGTTAGAAAACCACGAGGAGAACCAAGGAATGGGTGCAGGGCAAATCCCCTTGATCCACAAGAAAACACTCACACAGGAGAGAGGCCAAGAATCTAACAGATGTGTGAAAAGTATTAATGTGTGCTCAAAAGTTATTCCAGGACCAATAGATCCTCCAAGAAAAAGACACCATAAATATGACATATCAAGAAGGAAAAGTAGATACAATTTAGGTTTGATTAATCACTCAAGGAATTATACAAGAATGAAAACCTTTGAATGTAATATTTgtgaaaaaatcttcaaacagCTCATTCATCTTACAGAACACatgagaattcatactggagagaaacctttcagatgtaaagaatgtggaaaagcctttagCCAAAGTTCATCCCTTATTCCACATCAGAGAATCCATACTGGCGAGAAACCCTATGAGTGTAAAGAATGCGGGAAAACCTTCAGACATCCATCATCTCTTACTCAACATGTTAGAATTCATactggggagaaaccctatgaatgtggTGTATGTGAGAAAGCATTCAGCCAGAGCATTGGGCTGATCCAGCATCTGAGAACTCATGTCAGAGAGAAACCTTTTACATGCAAAGACTGTGGAAAAGCATTTTTCCAGATTAGACACCTCAGGCAACATGAGATTATTCATACTGGTGTGAAACCCTATATTTGTAATGTATGCAGTAAAACCTTCAGCCACAGCACATACCTAACTCAACACCAGAGAACTCATACTGGGGAGAGACCAtataaatgtaaggaatgtgggaaagcctttagccAGAGAATACATCTTTCTATCCATCACAGAGTCCATACTGGAGTGAAACCTTATAAATGCAGTCattgtgggaaagccttcaggcATGATTCATCCTTTGCtaaacatcagagaattcatactggagaaaaaccatatgattgtaatgaatgtggaaaagccttcagcTGTAGTTCATCACTCATTCGACATTGCAAAACACATTTAAGAAATACCTTCAGCAATGATATGTGA